The proteins below are encoded in one region of Drosophila santomea strain STO CAGO 1482 chromosome 3R, Prin_Dsan_1.1, whole genome shotgun sequence:
- the LOC120454416 gene encoding protein arginine N-methyltransferase 1, which yields MKDTEVKDNTKEEEPTKEAPEEPASSSSDEDEYDDIDDDDEPMDEGDEPTTCLFCTETSASIAIAIDHLDARHKVNLSQLQRKFQMDQYSFIKLINYIRANKISADQLLSAEQAQWQDEKYLRPGEYEPWLCYDYEVLKTDSAPDQPSVPELQQRIAEQSQLLQQANEDMERMRNDFKALLQKVHGDEESKGSNKSVPRNNACLDNEYFKSYSHFGIHHEMLSDKVRTSTYRASLLQNEAVVRGKTVLDVGCGTGILSIFASKAGAARVVGIDNSDIVYTAMDIIRKNKVENVELIKGRLEDTDLPEAKYDIIISEWMGYFLLYESMLDSIIYARENHLNPNGIILPSRCTLSLLGYGNDTLYAEQVEFWSNVYEVDMSDLRKRSIEEPLMEVVDAEFMLTDPEQIANFDIMTVDLNYPNFTHQFNLKVTKPGRLSAFVGYFDTLFELPSAVMFSTSPTATPTHWKQTVFFIDKPQIVKEGDVISGKITSRRHKEDVRALSVDIEVFGKKHKYMVV from the exons ATGAAAGACACCGAAGTCAAAG ACAACACTAAAGAGGAGGAGCCCACGAAGGAGGCACCAGAGGAGCCTGCCAGTTCCAGCTCCGACGAAGATGAGTACGATGACATAGACGACGATGATGAACCAATGGACGAGGGCGATGAGCCAACCACATGTCTGTTTTGCACCGAAACATCTGCAAGCATAGCGATTGCCATTGACCATCTCGACGCCCGGCACAAAGTAAATCTGTCGCAGCTTCAGCGCAAATTCCAAATGGACCAGTATTCCTTTATCAAACTGATAAACTACATAAGAGCCAACAAGATCAGTGCCGATCAGTTATTGTCAGCGGAACAGGCTCAATGGCAAGATGAGAAGTACCTACGGCCCGGGGAGTACGAGCCCTGGCTCTGCTACGACTATGAGGTCCTCAAAACAGACAGCGCTCCGGATCAGCCTTCGGTTCCGGAGCTGCAGCAGAGGATTGCTGAGCAGTCCCAATTGCTGCAGCAGGCCAACGAGGACATGGAACGCATGCGCAACGACTTCAAGGCCTTACTGCAAAAGGTACATGGTGACGAAGAGTCCAAAGGTTCCAACAAAAGTGTACCGCGCAACAACGCCTGTCTCGATAACGAATACTTCAAAAGCTACTCCCACTTTGGCATCCACCATGAAATGCTAAGCGACAAGGTGCGGACCAGCACATATCGCGCGTCTCTGCTCCAAAACGAAGCCGTTGTTCGAGGCAAGACAGTGTTGGATGTAGGATGTGGAACGGGAattctttccattttcgccTCGAAGGCGGGTGCCGCCCGCGTCGTCGGCATAGATAACTCTGACATCGTGTACACGGCCATGGACATTATCAGGAAGAACAAGGTTGAAAACGTTGAACTGATCAAAGGACGGCTGGAGGACACAGATCTCCCAGAGGCCAAATACGACATTATCATATCCGAATGGATGGGCTATTTTCTCTTGTACGAATCAATGCTGGACAGCATAATCTACGCCCGAGAGAACCACCTTAACCCCAATGGTATAATACTGCCCAGCCGTTGTACACTTAGTCTCTTGGGCTATGGAAACGACACGCTTTATGCCGAGCAAGTGGAATTCTGGTCAAACGTTTACGAGGTGGATATGAGCGATCTGCGAAAGCGATCGATAGAAGAGCCACTCATGGAGGTGGTGGACGCAGAGTTTATGCTGACCGATCCCGAACAGATAGCCAACTTCGACATAATGACCGTCGATCTGAACTATCCAAACTTCACTCACCAGTTCAACTTGAAGGTCACGAAACCGGGACGATTATCCGCCTTTGTGGGCTATTTTGACACACTTTTTGAACTTCCCTCCGCCGTCATGTTCAGCACATCACCAACTGCGACGCCCACCCATTGGAAGCAGACGGTTTTCTTCATTGACAAGCCGCAGATTGTGAAGGAAGGGGACGTCATTAGTGGCAAAATCACGTCGAGAAGGCATAAAGAGGATGTCAGAGCACTTAGTGTAGACATAGAGGTCTTTggcaaaaaacacaaatacatGGTAGTTTAA